From Chengkuizengella sediminis, one genomic window encodes:
- a CDS encoding IclR family transcriptional regulator codes for MEQTKSGTVRAVERALDILLCFTDEIDLGLTEIAEKTGLHKSTVFRLLASLEVKGFVIRDSVTEKYRLGFRIWELSANLSQSDDPATILLPEMERLRDILGETISLYIRDGNERIRIQAVQSKHSIRRVAPIGARLPLYVGASSKILIAFADTDIQENMINEWTELIDISAYKDQMAEIRKVGYATSIEERESGVAAVSIPIFNRSHHLVAALSVSGPVNRLTLENMKEHAGLMIETADRMGKMIR; via the coding sequence TTGGAACAAACAAAAAGTGGAACAGTTCGTGCAGTTGAGCGAGCATTAGATATTTTGTTATGTTTTACAGATGAAATAGATTTGGGTTTGACGGAAATAGCAGAAAAAACAGGATTACATAAAAGTACCGTTTTTCGTTTATTAGCTTCCTTAGAAGTGAAAGGGTTTGTGATTCGTGATTCTGTTACTGAAAAGTATAGACTAGGTTTTCGGATATGGGAGTTGTCTGCAAACTTATCACAATCTGATGATCCAGCGACGATTCTTTTACCTGAGATGGAGCGATTAAGAGATATTTTAGGTGAAACCATTAGTTTGTACATTCGTGATGGTAACGAAAGAATTCGTATACAAGCAGTGCAAAGTAAACATTCAATTAGAAGAGTTGCTCCTATTGGTGCTCGATTACCATTGTATGTAGGTGCATCTAGTAAAATATTAATTGCATTTGCTGACACGGACATACAAGAAAACATGATTAATGAATGGACGGAACTCATAGACATCTCTGCTTATAAAGATCAAATGGCAGAAATTCGAAAGGTTGGATATGCCACAAGTATTGAGGAAAGGGAGTCTGGTGTTGCAGCTGTTTCCATCCCGATTTTTAATCGATCGCATCATTTGGTAGCTGCTTTATCCGTTTCAGGTCCAGTAAATCGTCTAACATTAGAAAATATGAAAGAGCATGCTGGGCTCATGATCGAAACTGCAGATCGAATGGGGAAAATGATTCGGTGA